The genomic interval tgggttttgtttttgcttttgttttttttagctccagtcccagggacaAGCAGGGTCTGATACTTAGCTGGTGATCAAGAAATAGCAGctgatgaaaaaaatcatgaggGATGTCCAGGAATGAGCCATGGAATCCTGTGGGGCTGCGGTTACACCGTGGACTCCAGTTGCAACAGACACAGGTGCGGCCTGTGGAGTTAAGTCTCAGGTGTGGAAAGGAGGCCACATAACCTTCGTTTATGCGTGGCTGGGCCACTCTCGTTGGCCTTTGATACTGACAGTTACCTGAGCTATGCCTTCTTGGCCACATTGGACTAGCAATGGCTCGTCTCTCAACAGGTGGCACGGTTCCTGTGTCAGCAGATGCCAcacaggttggggggggggcatcaccTGTCACCCTCAGAGTTCACTCACACCAGGGCTTCTCCTCACGGACAAATTGCCAACTCTAGTTAAGGACGGTCATACCTCAGAGGTCAAGCTTTAATTTTCAAGCTTGTGGCCAGACCTCTCCGCCAGTCCTATGAAGTGCTTGTTGGTGGTTTGTAATTATTTTGGCTCTGCCCTTTAATGCCTTCAGAGTGACAATCTTTATAATGTGTGGGAGTGGAACTAGCCACTTAAAAAGCTGGGTGCTCTTTTAATAGGGCGCCTGGCAGGTGGGAGAGACCGTGCACATCTGTTCTGTCACCCGAGTGGAAGCCGGCTGAGATTTATCCCTTTCAATGGTCCTCCATTAAAATATTGTCACTGGTGTTTAAAATGCTTTAACATCCTCTGATGGGAAGCTTGTACCTTAAAAGATGGAAGTGCTGGTGCAAGAGAGAACTGCGTGTCAGCAGACGCTTACCTGAGACAGGGGAATGGACGTTGAGGGACCATAAAGCCGCCTCATGGGCCACACCCTTCTAGACACTTCCACGAAGGACACTGTGGAAacggttttaatttttaaatgtaaagagttattatttatttatttttgtgacactGGTGCTCCGCTATGGGGAGTCAAACACGGCAGACGGGTGCTTTAGCACCGACTGCACGCAGAGCCCAAGAACCTCATGCATGAACTGTGAGTTCCTCTGGTTCTTTCAGGAACTGGACTGATGCTGTCACTGGGACTTAGCATCCTGCACACTGCATTCTCTCCCATCTTATGGTCCTTAGGATGGGGCTCGTTGAACCTCTTAGTGCTATGGATTTGGGCAGCAAtgctctgtcccctccctccctcatccgtTTTTCTAGCCACAGGGGGTTTCCTGtaactggggctgaagaatcCCAGGCAGGTAGCCTGTGAACACACTCATGGGATGTTGGACATATGAACTGTgaaatgtatgtgtacacaaatCACTGTAGCTGGGTACAGTGACAGGGGCAGGTGGAATTatgagagttctaggccagccagggtgacagagtgagatcctgtctcgaagacaaaacaaagcaaaactccaCAAACTTACTGTTGACTGAGTTGAAATTTGGTATTCtattaaaaatcttatttaattttgaagtatacaaaataatcttattttaataaatgacATTTAAGAGTTTACAAAGTTACTTTAGTGACAAGCATGAAACCACAGCTCTTATTTATTGTTACAAAGTGGCTCCCCAATGCTATTCTTGGCGTAGGAAGTATCCCCTGTTGGAGTTGTTGAGTGCCATCTTGTGGGAGACACATTCTGCATAACGGCAACGCTGAGGTTCACCTTGTCTTAGAAAAGGTATGTATTGATCTAAATTCTAGTTTCTATTTTCCCCACATATCCATACTTCTGTTTTCTAGTTAAGAAGCCAACACTGAAGAGGGAAGCAAACAGactttcaaaatagaaaaactCAGTTTGAATCAGCAGAAGTTAGACTCTAGACAGTTCATTGGTTCGTTGAAAACAGTTaaccctctgcctccaccccattTTGTTTCTGCACCGTTAAATTGTACCACGGCAGTGAAATTCCCAAGCAAACTCAAGAAGTCCATGTGTCTCTGATGCTGGCTGCCACATCCCACAGCTACGGAGTCGGCAGCTGTCAGGAGGCCTGGGATGGGCTAGGTTCATGGCAGGTGGCAGTTGTTGGCATATTCTACCTGTCACTTGGGTCTTTTAATTGAGGCCTCTTCTTGTCAGGAGCCAGTGTGTAAAGCTTCCAGCTTGTCTCATTTGAGATAGGTTCTGATGCTGTTGCACTGGACTCAACACACTGGTGATGAACACAGTAAGTACACCAGCGAAGAACACAGTAGGTGGCCTCTCAACCACTCTGCAGATTTCCAATAACCCAAAGGCCAATGTTTTAAAGACCTTGTGAGATCTGGTTACACACCAAGTTCACATCAGAAACAGAACCATTGAAATAGGAGGAATGTATAAATGGTTTCCAGAtcattttaagaacaaaagaacctATCTTATTTTAaggttttgattaaaaaaaaaaaaaaaagtacacagcGCTTGAAGCATTATAAATGACTTTGTCCATTACTGCTGGCTTAAACTATCAAAGCAAATAACAGAATGGTGATTCTTTCCCTTTAACTGGGGGCATCTTGGGGAAGGGTACCCTAAGTGGGGGAAACACTGAACTTTCTCAGCACCTTCCTCAGGCCTGGGCTCATCTCTCctgtcctgagagagagagagagagagagagagagagagagagagagagagagagagagaaacaatgtgAGACCCTTTGTTTAAACTGTGAATGTCTCTTACAAGAATAGTCGCTACCAGCACGGGGTCCCAGTGGAACTAACTTTAGAACCGATTAATACAGGCTTAGAATTGGGCCTTTGTTTGGGAGCTTTGGGGGAAGGGAGCCCCATGGAGGTTTCTGGAGTTTCATGGGAGGCCTACAGGGACTTCAAATGGTGGCGGTTAAGATAGGAATGTTGGCCTCGGGGAAAATGCTGGTGGCTGAGCTTTGACAGCTAAGCAGCAGTTGCCTCATCCTTCTCCCTCAGTCTCTGTCCTAGCAGCCGGGCAAATGCGTCAGTTAAACTGGTCTTTTTGACTTTCCTGAACAATATCTAATGAACAAGTAGCACAACTCTGTGATGTTTAGCAGGATGCAAATTCCAGACACAGAAATCATGAACACCGTGAAGACGGTCTTTTCCGTGGGCCTGGAGATGAAGCAGTCCACCGTGTTGGGGCACGGCCACGCGTTGCACTTCACCAGACGCTGCATGAAGAAGCCGTTGTACATGATGTAGAACACGTACATGAAGACGGCCTCAAAGATGACCCGGAAGAAGATGCTGGTGGTGTAGGTCCACCACAGGGACCCTTCGATGCGCACCTTCTGGGCCTTGATCTCTTCGATGTCCTTAAACTCGTTCTTCATCTCGCCCTTCATGAATTTGCGTTTCTTCTCATGTCTCCGGTAGGCCACATGCATGGCTACCAGCAGCGCTGGTGTGGACACGAAGATCAGCTGCAGCGCCCAGAGCCGGATGTGAGAGATGGGGAAGTACTGGTCGTAGCACACATTCTTGCAGCCAGGCTGGAGGGTGTTGCAAATAAAATCGGCTTGCTCGTCTCCCCACACCTCCTTGGCTGCCACCACGAGGATCATGATGCGGAAGATGAACAGGACAGTGAGCCAGATTTTCCCAATGCTGGTGGAGTGCTTGTTGACACCCCCGAGGATACTCTGTAGCGTGCTCCAATCCATCTTGTCGTCTGCTGGGGGGTTGGCACTACGAAGGACAAAGGAACACAAGACAGGAATCACTGGTCTGCCCAGAATCTGAGCCCTATTTCTGGCTGTGGGTATGTATTCTTAACTAACTTCCTGAGCAAACATCAAAGCATACACAGTCTCCTCTGGGATTAACAGGTGATGGTACAGCTTACTTTGCCATAGATTAAGTGCATAGCTCCCAACCCATCTCCAGTATGTCCCTGTGTGCTCTGTAGTAACGTTCTCCCAAGTTCACCTGAGTGATTCGTCCAATCTTAGGACATAATAAAGATTCAGGTACAGGGGTACACCAAAGCCAAGGACTTGTTACCCTAAAGGCAAAACTGGGTTCTGGCTAAGCCCACCTCACATGTTCCTGTTTCCGTAGAGGTCACTCAGTGGGCTGTGTCAGTAGCTCCAAGCTTTGCAGTGCATCACTGTGACAGACGAAAGCTTGGACCAATCTCACCTTGGAGGCACAGCTGCCTGGTTCATACGGCAGAGTTTGTGAAACATGACCCAGCGTTGTCTCCCTGCAGACTCTAGGCCGAAGCTGTGTCTTTAAGGTATTTCAACATTTACAGGCTTTGGGAGGCAAGGGTGATGTGTCATTCCTAGTGGATACATGTACAGTTGAGGTTCCTCAACTTAATCCTTTACTGTAAGCCTTGCTTCCATCTTCTGTGTGACAGGaacagggtaaaaaaaaaagtctctacgCTTAGGTTTTTACACTCAGGTTCGTGGCTCCGCTGTCAAAGCTGAGACTGTTTGGTTAACGCACTGTATCTGTTTTGATATGTGTTGCAAGCAAGTGTTGCACTGTGGACTATGGTTTTAACCTTGAAgtgattctaaaataaatatatcatgaaAGATGACAGGAAATTTAGCTTAGTGGTTCCCAAGTCACTGGTGCAAGGAAACACCTGAAGGTGGTTTTGTCTCAGGTGACAGCGTATATATTGACTGTGCCCTGGATGGTCGTGCATGAGCCAGTGGCCTTCTATTTCATCCCAGAGCAGGAACTGTCCTCACTGATTCATAGTTACACGCCCCGTCTGTCACAATCAACCCCTCTTCTGACAAGATCCCACCCTCCTCACTGACCTGATGACTCACTTGCTTTCCATCCCTTTCAAGCTGTAATGAATCCTCTTGCTCTTATGTAAAAGCAACCTACCCTCCTTTTGTAGCAAGTTACATCCTGTTTTCCAGTGGACTCAAAAAGGGTTCAGAGTGAGAGTCCTTCCTTGCCCATAGTGGCAACGACAGAACGCAAAGAAGCCCACCAAAGAACCCAGTCAACTGTGCCTTGGTCAGAGGAGACCCCGCCATGTGCATGGAAGTTACGGGAAGCTGAACAGAAACAAGGCAGGAAGAAACAGAGGCCCAGCAGGTTCAGCCCTGACCCATTTACACTCAGACTGTTTGAGGCCTTGAGAAAGCTGGTTGTCCTTTGAACAAAGCTCCATGTGGTCTGCCCCCAACAGCAAAAGGATTGAAAGCAACAGTGTTTCACGTTTAACAGAACAATCTGATTGGAATTAGACCTTCTGTTCTTGACCATTTGCTGAGTGGTGATCAGGACATTGACTGAAATAAACATTCACACGAAGGTACGAAGGTACGGAGGGGCATGCCTGCCTATAGCGCCCACAAACTAGCCCAATTATTATTATCAATTGAGGAAAAATATAAACTTCTGACCAAACTCTTCACTTGTTTATAAAAACTACTGTAAAGTATCTGTCCAGTTTGAGTTTGCTGTGTTATCCAGGTTGGCTTCTAGCTCCCTGCAGCTGGGGTTAGCACATCGTGATGGAACACATATGTACTCCCAGAACTCTGGCAGCCGAGGCAGGATTGTGATAACTTGACAAAAACTTGGGTTGCAgagcaagaccctgactcaagaaacaaacaccaaaagagagaaaaccacccccccaaaaccaaataaaaaacaaaacaaaacaaacaaacaaacaaaaaacaaaacaaaacaaaaaacaggggcaAGGGCTGGCAGGACTGAACAAGcaagggagtggggggagggacaggaggacacCAAAAGAAAACCAAGTAGCTGGGTCATAGCCGTGGCCCCTGGCACATCTGATTGCAGCAGCTTGTCTTAAATGACCTTTCCAAGAAGAGGGAGAGGTTGAAATTTGACCTCGCCAGGGGGTGAAGAGTACTAAGCCAGTAGGGTGAAATTGTCAATATTCAACTGGTTTGGGAGGTGATCTCATGGCTGGCTTTCTGACTAGAGAGGTCACAGCAAGGTCCCTACCTGGCCTGGGCCACCTACAGATTGCCTTGAATGCTGCTGTCAGACTGTGAGGGGCTGAGtgaaaaggatgtgtgtgtgtgtgtgtatgtgtgtgtgtgtgtgtgtgtgtgtgtgtgtgtgtgttatcacaTGACCAACCAGGGGAGCTGGTGGAACACTTGCAGATGCTGTCCCCACCTTACGCTTCTCACAATTGTGACTAACTTAGTTCATAGTTTCCAATGGACTCCGGGGTAAATGGAGCATGGCTGTGCCAGGCTTCTCAAGATAGTCCCAGGGACCTGGGCAATTCGTCCTATTTAGGCTTATGCTCCCTTCCAGTGAGGCAGCACTGAGGGGGCTGATGCAAGAGTCCTAAGGGACACGTTTCTCAGCAGCACACTATTTGTGAACCTGTCTGGAAGATATGCTTCCAGCTGCAGAGTCCAGCCTGAACGCAAACCTTCAAAAGCATTTAAGGAAAACGAAAAGCAATCAAAATCTCCACTCAAGTGCAGGCTGGGGTTCCCTAGCTCTCGAGCGGCTACAGACGCGCGTTTTGGGCGGTCGCCCGCGTCACTCCCGTGCTTTAGGTGGTAAAGGTCAGTGTCTTCCCACGGAGGCCTCCTGCTTAACAAATGAAACCGCGTTTTCCTGCTAAACTTTCGGTTAGTTAAAAACTTTCAATGGCGGCGGACAACGCAGCCAGGAGGCCCGGAGAAAATTCTGGCAAAGGAACACTGGCAACACGTCGCAGTCGCGCGCGCGGTACGGCCTGGCCCCCCGCAACCCTCCCCGGCCCGCGCTGCGCGAGACCTCCCTGCTCAGGCTGTGCGAACGCTTCCTGCCCTGTGCGCAGCAGCGAGCGCGGCGGGAGCAGCCGGGTCCAGCCCGGAGCCCGGCCAGATGCTCCAGCTGCAGACACGCGTTCGCGGCTTGGGTCCCTGTCCGCGGGTGGCAGTGGCCCGCGGGGACCGCGCAATGAGTTTGGGCCTCGGTTTCCCCGGCCAGCGGCGGCCCGCAGCCCGCCTCGCACCTCACGCGTCCCTACTGGCGGAGTCTCACGCTCTAGCCGCCGCGAGGCGTCGCAATCAGGCGCGGGCCACACCACTGTGACTCGGTGGCACGGAGTGGCGGTCCCACCTGTGTCCCGAGGAACGCGCAGCCCTGGGTGGCGGGAGGCGGCGAGGCGCAGGTCTGGAGTGAGTCCTAGGGCCGGTCCCAGCTTAGTTGGGAGTGGGTCTCGGGCGGCTCCTGCCTTGGTCCAGAGTGGGTCGCGGGCTGATCCGGAGCTGGTGGCCGCTGGTCCTGGCGGAGGTGGCGCTCCGTAGGTGGGAGCGCCGCCGCCTGGCTGCGAGTTGGGAGAGAGAAGCGCGCCGGGCGCTGCGATCTTGGACACCTGTCGGCCGGGGCGCCTTTTAACCGCACCCTTCACCCCGCCTCTCTCACCCAGGAGCGATTGAGAAAGTTGCAGAGGAGGCGGCTCCGAGTAGCCCGCCGCCCCCATCGCCGCGGGCGGGGCTCTACGGGCACCCGGAGCGTCGGGAGCCTAGGAGCCGCGAGCTCTCCCTAGCCCTCCGCCCTCCCTAGGCCCCCTCCCACTTCGCAGGGCTCTCTCGGAGCTCCAGGCTCTGCCGGTGTCGCGTCCCGTGCGCAGCCTGAACGGAGCCTGCAGACTCCCGCGACACAGGTCGCAAAGCGCCAAGCCCCGGCTTTTGGGGGAATGGGTGGTGTAGAAAGATTTGATGGTGCTGTTATTACTACTCCCAGGAGTGGAAGTACTCGAAGCTTCGCTGTAGTAATATATACTATAGATATTAGAAAGCCGGGAGTTGGAAGGACTGGAACGCTGTGCAGGCCCATAGCTTCCAGTGACACACACGAGGCTCCTCTCACTTAGGGGACCCGCAGCGCAGTGAGCCGGGGTATCTGCAATTTGGATTCAAGGCGGACTAACAGAGGGCGCCATCAGGGCTGGCCAAATTCTGGCTTGTATTTCCCTGAATTCCCGATTTAATTCGATCACTTTGAACGGGTGTGCCAGTGCATAGGCCAGGGGGCGGTGTAGAGGTGAGTCTTCAGGGCTGGCCTCCAAgtctcagcctggcctggaagtGGACGTGTCACAGTCTCTGCgctctgctctctgtgtctcctttccCACAACTGAGATCACTACAAGGAAGGGGCGCCCAGATTCTGCAGCAAAGCAAGAGAGCAGAGGAGGTCAGACAAGCCCACCCCTCTTCGAGTTCAGTTCTCTCTCTGCCAAACTGAACGTGGATTTTGAGGTTTCAGTGTTCACATTGCTTGGCTATCTGGATAGTTTTGAGAGGCAAGAGACGCAAAGTGGATGTTCACCGAGCTTTCAGAAGAGAACTTAAAATGCCAAGAGCTATGCTAGGGGACACTTAGGCCAGCTGGTTTCATCCTACTTAGTTACTTGCAACCTGGGTCCTAGAGCAGCCAGGTTTGGGGTGCAAACTGCATGTCCTTACAGAGTTTCCTCAGATCGGGTTTACATGAAGTGAAGAGACAGTGGTTCATTCTGACAAGGCCCGTCTGGTCTAAGGAATGGTTTTCATTGAAAACAACCAGAGCTGAAGGCACACGTTTTTTTCCTCGCAAAGCTGGCTCATTGCCATGGGCAGACAGGGCAGGGCGTTGGGCCGAGGCTACTATGCCAACCTTCTTTCTAACTGTAAGTCTTAATCTAAGAGGGAGTGTCTGTAAAAAAGAGCCTCATCTCCTTATACAGCCAGAGCGAGCCAGCGAGAGGTGCTGAGTCAGCTTGTGACGAGTGACTGGCCAAGGTGGTACAACTAACTCCCTTGGCCCGAGCACATCTAGAAACGGAGCGAAGAGGTGAGGAGGTGATGGCAGCTGGCAGGTGTAGACGGATGTCGTTACCTTTAGTTTCCAGTCAATTGGAGTTCCTGTTCAGTGAGAATGAAAGAAGATTCTAGAATCACTGTAGGAAGTTGGCTGGTAAAAGATAGGACTCACTTTCCCTACGGAAGAATTTCTCCTGAGCCTTTAGCACCCACCTTATGATTACAGGTTCACCGTTGTCTGCTGTCTGCTTCCCTAACTTGCTTCTACAGATTTGCATAATGGCTGTGTGCTGGCTGACTGTCATTGCTAATGGGGACATTAGGACGAATCATTCACCTCCACTAAAGTCCCCACTGAGAACTCAGCACTTGATTGTCATCTGTTTCATCtgattcttcttgtttctttgttcccaGCTAGACCAGAGGCTTCTCTAGGATAGGAAACGCTAAATGTATTCAAGAATGTGCATACTCcagagggggatggggagggggaggggagggcagggcgcTGTGAATGGTTTGGTTGCGATGATGGATGATCTCCACATGAGGCTATAAAGTGCATCCAGTTAGCAGATTATAACAAAAAGAATTTGTGTATCCCGAATTGTGCTTTATCTTGATAAAATGAGCACTGGGAATAAACCACTGTGTTCTCACCCAGCTTCCAGTGTTTCCGTGTTTCAACCTTTAGGTCATTGGTACTAGGGCTCCATTGGCAGCAGCAAGACTGTGGGACAGGACTGGGAGTTCGTGGCCCGGCCTCGGAGCAGCCCATCTTTGTCTTGTTCTTGTGTGGCGATGAGCCAGGTAGAGAACAGTTTTTGATTTGTCTTTAAGTGGAATCCCAGACCAGACAGTAGGGAGGGGCGAAGAGGGGCCCGTGAAGCAGCTATTAATGATTAACCAGAGAGGATCTCTGACCATTGCACCTTGTCATGTCCGAGTGTCAGGACAAACAAGTGGTGGTTTTATGTCGGCCTGGTCAGTACTGAAAATATGAGGCCTAGTTCGTAGCTTAACTGAACTTTCTTGATGATGTTGAAAACACTTTTGAGGTGAAAAGGCTAATGTTTAGGCTacttgatattttaatttgatagatttttttttaaataaatgcactCAAAAGAAGTCACTGTTGTACAAGAAATCACTGCAAGGTAAGTTGTACAACTTGCCGTTTTGAGGACTGAGTGCTTCCCAGCTCTCTTCTGGGGCAGTGTCTTCAGTCCTGGGAAGGATTCTCTGagtatgcatttaaaaaaaaagcctcacaTTTATGACTCATAAATCAAATGTAGATGATGGCAGAGAAAATTTAAGGACAAGAAAGGGCTTGTGGGTGTCTCGAGCCCCCTGGTCCTACCACTTGACAAGTTTTCAGGCAAGCTGGGCCCATTGACAGCCTCTGGGAAAACCATCAGCCCTTTGGGTCACATACTCTTTTCCTGAGTTTGCTATTGAAACATTAATCCTATGAGTGTGATTATGTATTATATTCAGCTCTTCCCCTGAGTAGCAACTGGAAACTAAAGGGCCCCTCGCCGCCTCCCTGGATAGTTAAAAATGACTTTCATTTGATAATGTAATGTCCTGGCAGGAATGGCTCCTGCGGGCCCTGTCAGTCTGTGTGGGGGATTCTAATCCGGGGTATGATTCCTACCACTTCTGTTTTGTGACTTGGTTTGTTTGGAGTCAgcttctccagcccaggctggccttcatctCCCGACGTGGCTAAGGATGACGTGAGCTaatgcttctgcctctgcatcttCCATCCCGGCATCCCAGGCGGTACCTCTGACCCTAGCTTCTCTCTTCACCCCTGAGTTGTACTATTCCTATGCTTTCTAAAGCATACTAATCTAAAACTACATAAGAAGGAAAAGCCAATTGTTATATTCAGAGTAAAACCAGAAGGCATTTCAGACTTCCAACAATTTAACCTTCTCTGAATTAAAGACATTTAAGTCTTCAACTTTTAAGTAGCGGCAGCCCCCCGTAAGTGGTGctgttttctacatttttaaatgttggcaCATAAGATGGTCTGATGAAACAGAAGTAGCTGGGTCTCAGCTGCTCGTGCGTGGTGGAAGAGGCTGGTCGGTGGCGTGGTTGGGTGAGCTCAGACCCATCCTTGCAAGCACACTGCTGTGCCTCTTCTGTGGTTACTCAAGCAGACCGTGGAAGAATTACAAAGATTCTTCCAAACATGCTTGtgtcacaagcacacacaggtgACTCTGAAATGAAGCAACCATAACTGCCTTTGCTGGCTATCAGGGAACATTCTTTTCTACTGAATATTAAATTCTCTGTGTTACAGTGGCTAGGCAGCATGGAGAAAGACAATAGAAATTCCCTGTGAAACTCTTGTCTACAGTGTTCTGAATTTAAGGTTTTGTTTCCTGGGAACCACTGATTATGGGGTTAGGTTTTTGCTCCTGAGGTAGTATGTTTCTGCAACCTGCAAATACCCTTTTGAGGACCAAATATGAAGTATTTGGTTTTAAGATTCAGAGTAGAAATTATATGGTAGCTATTCATTTAAATTTCTCCTAAAACTAAACTGTTTGAGAAGCATTTCCACCTTGAGGGaaatgttctttgaaaaaaaaaaggggggtgggggatgggggggtaaGAGGGGGGTGGCCAGGGAAAGAGACTAAATCTCAGGGCCAGagtaaagaatgaaaacaaatgctggcaaTACTCAGAATGCACAGTAGATGGCACTAGAAAGACTCGTTCAGAAGCCCGGTACTGGGagaacattttacatttatttttctagtttagGGTTGCCCCTCTCCATCTCCTGAGCAGTCTgggaaatgatttatttcttccttcccctccccttgctcttctctattcatctctctcttATTCCTTAAGCagatatgaaatattaaaaagaaaaggagaatatCAGAACTCATTGCTCTTAAGAAGGGTAAGTAATGCTTTGTGGGATATTTGCACATTTGGACTTCCAGATCCAGTATAAAGTGCACTTCATGCTATCAGTCTCTTCCACAAGCAAGTGTGGAAAGccactgttttgtttcatttccaggGTGACAAGATAAATCCCAGTGGTTGCAGGTAAAACAGGAGTATAACACAGAGGAGAGACCTGGAGGCTTTGAATGTCTACATGACACCTCTGCTGTGCCTTAAATTCACAGCTGGCAAGCCCAACAGGCTTCAAGCTGGCAAGGTGTGTTATGGGTGGGAGGCTTAAGGGCTTTCTTCAGGTTGGAAAGGGACATCTGGCCTACCACTAGACCTCTTTCTTCAGGGTTCCCTATTCTGAGCTAAGAGCAGTAGCAATGTCTAGCTAGGTCTTTCtctccccactttctttctttctttcttccttccttccttccttctttccttcctttatttcttccttcctttctttcttttgaaacaggtttggcctggagcttgctatgttgaccaggctactggcctgaaactcacagagatccacctgcctctgccttctcatgtTGAGATTGAAGATATGCATCACCACGTCTAGCTTTTAGgtcttttattaaataaaagtttgTCTTAAAAGGAGTATTATTGGAGTGCGTTTGATAAATAGCATTGCCACTCATCAGTCATTTTTACTGAACTTATGTATGTAAAGAACTACATGGAAACGTGcatatgtatggtgtgtgcatgcgttATATaggcatgttcacacacacacacacgtgtgtgtgtgtgtgtgtgtgagagagagagagagagagagagagagagagagagagagagagagagagagagagagagaaggcatacAAGTGACAACAGTCATATTGCAGATCAGAGAAAAAACCCTCAGGTTTCAGTCATCACCTTGTACCTTGTTTGAGACACTCTGCAAGCTTCCAGGAATTCTCCTGTCCCTGCTTTGTATTTTGCTGTCGGAGCAGCAGGATTTgataggttctggggattcaaagataggtctttatgcttgcataGAAAGTAGCTTACCCACtggaccatcttcccagcctcttcTTGGAgacatatctatttatttttaattaatcaattgattaattaattcactttataatagttccctccctcatctcttcccaccctccctccctctctttcatgcccccctaccccacccctcagaaaaggggagcttcTCCACCTACACATCCCAGCATGTCAAGTCTCcttaggactgagcacatcctctaccaTGGTGGCCTGCCAAGGCAGCTCTACCAAAAGCCTGCAAGAAAGTTcttgttagagacagcccctgctccccttactaggggacccacatgaagaccaagctgtccatcagcttcatatgtgtagggggtctaggtccagcccatgtattgtcattggttgatgtttcagtttcCACAAGCCACCccgggcccaggttagttggctctgttagtcttcttggaGACTTTTAATGTGAAAGTTTGCATTGGATAGTTGGGCTCTGAGAAGAGACAGCAAACTTTGAAGCTTTCTATCTTCTCCTGGATTTGAAATGAGAGAAGTTTAGGGTACTAGGCTGCTG from Acomys russatus chromosome 18, mAcoRus1.1, whole genome shotgun sequence carries:
- the Gjb2 gene encoding gap junction beta-2 protein, which gives rise to MDWSTLQSILGGVNKHSTSIGKIWLTVLFIFRIMILVVAAKEVWGDEQADFICNTLQPGCKNVCYDQYFPISHIRLWALQLIFVSTPALLVAMHVAYRRHEKKRKFMKGEMKNEFKDIEEIKAQKVRIEGSLWWTYTTSIFFRVIFEAVFMYVFYIMYNGFFMQRLVKCNAWPCPNTVDCFISRPTEKTVFTVFMISVSGICILLNITELCYLFIRYCSGKSKRPV